One region of Glycine max cultivar Williams 82 chromosome 9, Glycine_max_v4.0, whole genome shotgun sequence genomic DNA includes:
- the LOC100779497 gene encoding C-type lectin receptor-like tyrosine-protein kinase At1g52310: MELKFVLFLLPLLVVAAHGLASNATLNETCGYFDGSLNRDPKVPCPIGWVMDPNKTKCFLHVGRPQSWNDSETCCSKYGGHLVSLTSLQELQFAQSLCGESINSCWIGGQRLNSTAGYQWMWSNNSPWNNSIFSMVNVPPHCNGTGPSCHRNSTDNLCTVVTNNSNSLITERCDNPHASLCILDIDTKRNQMHRRREYLIILTVVSTLILSTTLSVVVWLLVYKRGKKRRRSRKLSIPGASLPSWKVFTKEELRSITKNFSEGNRLVGDAKTGGTYSGVLSDGSKVAVKRLKRSSFQRKKEFYSEISRVARLRHPNLVAVMGCCYDHGDRYIVYEFVANGPLDKWLHHIPRGGRNLDWAMRMKIATTLAQGIAFLHDKVKPQVVHRDIRASNVLLDEEFGAQLMGVGLSKFVPYEVMHERTVMAGGTYGYLAPEFVYRNELTTKSDVYSFGVLLLEIVSGRRPAQAVDSVGWQSIFEWATPLVQAHRYHELLDLHITSSSIIPEASTIQKVVDLVYSCTQHVPSMRPRMSHVVHQLQQIAQPPAK, encoded by the exons ATGGAACTGAAATTcgttctctttctactccctttGCTAGTTGTTGCTGCTCATGGACTCGCTTCCAATGCG ACACTGAACGAGACTTGTGGATACTTCGATGGTTCTCTCAATAGGGACCCTAAAG TACCTTGCCCGATTGGTTGGGTTATGGACCCGAACAAAACCAAGTGCTTTCTCCATGTTGGGAGGCCCCAATCTTGGAATGACTCAGAGACCTGTTGTAGTAAGTATGGTGGACATTTAGTGTCATTGACATCGCTTCAGGAGCTACAATTTGCTCAAAGCCTATGTGGTGAATCTATAAATAGTTGCTGGATTGGTGGGCAAAGACTCAACTCTACAGCTGGTTATCAGTGGATGTGGTCTAACAATTCACCGTGGAACAACTCCATATTTTCTATGGTCAATGTTCCACCCCATTGTAATGGAACTGGACcgtcctgtcataggaacagtACAGACAATTTGTGTACAGTAGTGACTAATAATTCAAACTCTCTCATAACTGAGAGATGCGACAATCCTCATGCTTCTCTATGTATACTTGATATAG ATACAAAACGGAACCAAATGCACCGTCGCAGAGAATACCTTATCATCCTCACAGTGGTGAGTACCTTGATACTCTCCACAACATTATCAGTGGTAGTTTGGCTTCTTGTATATAAGCGAGGCAAGAAAAGAAGGCGGTCTAGAAAACTATCTATTCCAGGAGCTTCTCTTCCATCATGGAAAGTCTTTACCAAAGAGGAATTAAGGTCAATTACAAAGAATTTCAGTGAAGGTAACCGTCTTGTTGGGGATGCCAAGACTGGTGGTACATACAGTGGGGTTTTATCAGATGGTTCAAAAGTCGCAGTTAAGAGATTAAAGAGGTCAAGCTTTCAGAGGAAAAAGGAGTTCTATTCTGAAATTAGCAGGGTTGCTCGGCTTCGTCATCCTAATCTGGTGGCTGTGATGGGATGCTGCTATGATCATGGTGACCGCTACATTGTTTATGAGTTTGTAGCTAATGGGCCCTTAGATAAATGGCTACATCATATACCAAGGGGAGGTCGCAACTTAGATTGGGCTATGAGGATGAAAATTGCAACTACGCTTGCTCAAGGAATTGC GTTTCTGCACGACAAGGTTAAGCCACAAGTTGTGCATCGAGATATACGTGCTAGCAATGTTCTGCTGGATGAGGAGTTTGGAGCACAGCTTATGGGTGTTGGTCTGTCCAAGTTTGTGCCATATGAGGTAATGCACGAGAGGACTGTGATGGCAGGTGGAACTTATGGATATCTTGCCCCGGAGTTTGTGTACAGAAATGAGCTCACAACAAAGAGTGATGTGTATAGTTTTGGTGTGCTACTACTTGAAATTGTAAGTGGACGTAGACCTGCACAGGCAGTGGATTCTGTGGGTTGGCAGAGTATATTTGAATGGGCGACGCCTCTTGTGCAAGCTCATCGCTATCACGAACTCTTGGATCTTCATATAACTTCCTCCTCTATCATCCCAGAGGCTAGTACCATCCAAAAGGTTGTAGACCTTGTTTATTCTTGCACGCAGCATGTCCCGTCTATGCGCCCTAGAATGTCTCATGTTGTTCACCAGCTGCAACAGATTGCCCAGCCACCTGCAAAGTAA